From Phalacrocorax carbo chromosome 25, bPhaCar2.1, whole genome shotgun sequence:
GAAACATCCTCAGAATCTGACAGGTCCTGCTCCTCGCCCCTCTCCAAGCCAGACTCTTCATATCTCTTGGTGTTTGGTTTTCGACCGGTTGGCAGTTTCCCAATTAAGGGGAGAACCGGTTTGTTGCCTAAGGAAGGAGGAAGTTTTGGGCCAAAGTAGCCCTGGGGAGGATCTTTGAGCTTTATGCCCACCTTGTTTGCCCCTGCCAGCATCTCGTCAGTGACACACGGCTTCTTCTCAACCTTCCTGGACTGAATCTTTTCCAGGAGAAGTTTTGCAGTAACCGAGTTTCTCTCCTCTGGACTGCAGTCGCCTTCCGAGGCCCTCCCtgtgccagagctgctgctgttctgggaGAGAGAGCCAGATCCTTTCACATCCTCTCCTTTGCCATCCTCTTTCTTCAGTGACGGTCCTTCACTTCGGCCTGTCCGGAAATAGTGAGGAGACTGCGAGCGATAGATTTTGGACCTGATGAAGTCTCTTCTCCCAGACCTCCTCTCTTCAGGGCTCTCATGGCCTCGGGAGCCCTTTCGTGAGAGAGACCTCTGCGAGTGGCTTCTCGTACTGCGGCTGCGATCCCTGCTATAGCTGCGGCTCCGCTTCCAGCTGCGACCCGTTACACTTCGGCTTCTCCTCTTGCTTCGACTgcggctgcagctgctgctgcgtGTTCTGCCCCGGCTCCTTGTTCTTGACCTACCTCGAGGGTGAGTTCGGCTCCTGCTTCGACTCCTCGACCTGCTCCTACTCGAGCTGTAGTCATCCTCAGAAGAGGAGTACTTGCGCCGCTTTGATCTGTGATTTGAGCTGTTGTAGTCAGAGTCATCTTCCGAGTCGTGGGACCGCTTTGAATGGCACCGTGACCGGTCGCTGTAATCACTGTAGCTATCATCCGAGTAACTTCTCCGACGGCTGTACCGGCTCTGGTCCGAGGAGGCGTCAGAGCTGGTCGAATAGGACCTGCGAGAGGAGTGCCTCCGCCCCGACCTGGAGCGGCTCCCGGAGTGGTCGCTGCCGGAGTCATAGTCGTCGCTGTACTGCGACGAGGATTTCTGCCGGCAGTGCTTCCTGTGAGAGCCCTCGTCGCTGTCGTAGTCCCCGCTGCTCTGCCGGCTCCTGCGGCTGGTCCTGCCCAGGGAAGGAGCCGAACACCGTCTCCTCGAAGCAGATAACTGCTGCAGGTCAGCCTTGTGTTTTTTGCTGCCATGCTCTTGGCAGGAGTTACCACCATCCTCTTTTTTACCGCTGCTTCCCTCCTCCGCAGACAGAGACTTCCTCTGGGACTCCTGAGAGAATcgttttttcttctgaaaatggcTACAGTCTTCAGACAGTTCGGTTTTTAGCGCTCGTTCCGATTCAGTAGAAAGAGaggatttgccttttttgtgtCTGTGTCTTTTCCGTTTCTTGGGTTTCTCTTCCCCCAGGTCAGTTTTTCGGCCCTTCTCATCAGCTTCCTCCTTATGTTTACGTTTGTGTTTGCTGGACtttttatgcttctttttctttttgtgtttatgGGATCTCCCAGATTTATTCTTACCAGTTATGCTTTTACTAGtgtcctctccctctcccttacTAATGCTTGTCAGACTGGGCTCCTGCTTGTTCTGGGAGCCGCAGGTGGACAgagatttgttttccattttcagagcAGAACTGTTAGCTGCAATTTCTGCCTCCTTGGGCTTGCTTATCTCACCAGATTCTGTGCTCTGAACGTTTTCTTTACAAAGACCCCCAGGATCCTTAGATTTCTCTGTCCCTTTACCTTTAGCATCTTTGTTGCGAGAGAGCTTGAAATCAAAATACAGGGGGTTACAACTGTATGAAACAGATGGTTCTGCTTTGGTAAATATGAGAAGCTCTGAAGGCCACTGGAGAGTCGTGCTCTCATCTTTACTCAGAACGGGGAAAAAAGGTCCTGTCGGATGCTTTGGTCCGTCAGTGACATCTTTACAGCCTGGGACAGGCTGAGCGACTTCTTTACTAGTGTCTGGCTCGGGGAGGTTGCTCTCTGTAAGATGCTTGCTCTCCTGCACACTTGCATTTTCTGGGAGTTCTTTTAgttctgttttgctctgctgagctgcacTTTCAGTAGTACTCTGCTCCTTCTGCTGCCCCATGCTCTCAGCCGCCTTCTCGGTGTGCTTgccaggtttgggttttggagAGCTACCCTTTTTAGCTTCATGCgtggtttttttgttcacaTTGTCAGCTTCCATTTGTTCGGTAGACTTCATGAAAAGTAGGAATTGAAAATTAGGCTTTACTTTACAATGGGCTGGGGGAATATAGTGGTAGTATTCTGGCTCAACTGCCATTGGTCCATCTTCTCGCCTCATCTTTTTTAGTTTAGATAACGTAGTGGCTAGAGACCCACTATCTTTGTCATGTTGGTCATCTTCCTCCACCTTGCCGTCAGAATTATTTGTGCTTTCACCCTCGCCAGATTTCTGCAGGCTCCCTCCATCTGAGGACCCTCTCTCATCCGCTTTTGCTCCATCTGCAGAGCTTGATTCTTCCACGTGGTCCTTGAAAACAGAAGCTATGGTCTCAAGCTTTACCGGAGTCTTCTTCGCAAATGAAAACGACACGCCTATCTTCTGCAGTGGAGTTCCCAAAGTACTCTTAATGCCAAAGCTGATTGCTTGGGCCGCCTGGATGGGCATTTGGCTTGGCATAACCGTGCCACCGACTTGTCCAGTGTTTAGGAAGCCTCTGTCCATAGTCATCTCTGTAGCTTGGCCAGAAGTTGTCTGGATGAAAGAACTGCTGTTGGCTGCAGAATCGTCGTCGTCTCCACCTTCCTCATCCACAGCCACCGTGGTGGTTCTGAACATGGGTCCGCTTCCAGGAGCGCTGTATGAACaagttaaaatagaaaaaacagcTGACTGCCATTTCTATACCTCTGCAGTTGGGTTTCATACCTGACCTAAAACAATCTTTCACCCATTTCAAGTACTCTTGTATCCAGAAATGCGCATCAAAACAACACTATACAGCCAACTGAACTttttataatattaaataaCGGAAGAAAATTAGTATTGCTGGATAAAGCAATTTGGGGATGTTCTGGTCTACCATTTTAGTGAGTTCGCTCCTAACAAAACCACAAGATGAGGCGAAACTTCAGTGTGAAGCTTTGCCCTCAAAACTTGCGCAGGATTACGGGAGCAGGAACGGCAGTGCAGTAAAGGGCCGCAGTCCCAAGCAGGACTCCCGTGCACACGCTCCAAGGGCGCTCAGGGATCACCGGCACTCACCATTCAGGCTGTCTcctctgttcagccagttcgTGTAGACGCCGGAGGGccttctcctgcttcctttcaTCTTTACGTGATCTTGAAGAAACATTGCGAGCAAATTCCCTTTGCTTGAGATCTTTCAACCTCTGaggcaaaagaaagcagaaaccgATTAGATAAAAGCTGTTTGTTGTTAAGTGTCCGAAAGCATCTCTGCTGTAGCACTGGAAAGTATGCTGTAAAGCCCCTCCCCAGTAACATTTATTGAGCTAGGATGGAGCAACAGCATCTTAGCTCAACAAACCAAATGGAGCACATTGCCATCCTCCCAGTAGCTAAACGAAAAGACAACTGTTGATCACTTTTGGCTGTGACTTCAAGTCTGTGTGTACGCATTTCCAATCAACATTACTGGTTTTCTTTAGCATGTACAATAAAGCTGATTTCAAAGCAACGAGCAAGTTCTGGAAGGAAAAGGCGGGGGACGGGGACGACCGTCTGCTGCTCTTGCAGGGTGCAAAAGTACTTGACAAACAGTGCATGACAGAAGTCTTAATAGCATGGGCCAAGGAACAGACAGGGATTAGCTGGTGCAAGAGAGTTACCCAGGTATTACATCTTACAAAAGCAATGTACAAATTACATTGGAGAAGGTGCCAAAAATCCCTTGCAGATGATTCCGgtaagcaaataaataatacaaCATACACCACAACCAGTTACTTGCTTTCCTGACAGTAGTTCTGAGTGGTCTCTCAAGAAACAAAATGCTCTAAAATGCAGTGGGGTCTTTTAGGGTTTAAGATTTGAGAAGGCAGAAACGCTAAGTTCCCCAGAAATCTTATCACGTGAGGaagcaaacccaaacccaaggAATTTCAAACATCATAATGTCACTGAGGAAACCTAGGTGTCCAATTCTAATAGAAAGCAAACATCCGAGACTTCAGAACATTTTTGAAAGTCCTTGTCTCAAAGCACTAGGAAAAGAGgctgctgtttttccttgcaataCATGTGAAAATTCACAAGACGTTTTTCAGGGTGCTATACAGAAGTTTAAGtaacagaaagcagcaaagacaGACCTCTACCATCCTaaaggattaatttttcttttctggtgcaCAATTTGAAACCCTTTCAAAAGGCCCAATTCCAGAAAGTATCATGTACCCAGCTTTTGAAAaagtttcctgtttttcaggcATTTCAGAAGGGCCTGAAAGACTAATGGTACTCAAAACAGATGTCACTTTAGAGAGATCCTCATTCAAGATGTACAAATCATCGGTGAATTCTCAATATACCTTCTGGCTGGCTGACTCTGCCTCTGTAATGGAGCAGAGTCAGGCTGGTACACACAGAAACAGTGGATCTGAAAACTAACCCGAAGTTCAAATTAAGAGGAATTAAGTTGGCCCAATGTAAAGAGAACATTGCTTTGTGAAAAAGAGGAGGATTTGACAAGACAGAGGATTCTCTTACCTAATCGTATTTACTAAATGTGGTTGAGCGTTACCAAAATCAGTGGGgaggacacacaaaaaaatacagctataGACACTAGTAGAAGGAAACTCACTCTTGTGATCTGGATTCCAAAATTAGAAGGGTTTGCTTTCAATACATCAGCTGAAAACGTCacatcacaaagaaaaaaaagaaagtaaaaatataacaagagtggaagagagaaaaaataaaaagcaagcattACTACAGAGGCTCTCGGTGCATCTGCGAGCTATTCTAGGGAGAAGGAGCTGAGCCAGCGAAGCTACGGGACCGAGCTtagggaggctggagcagcagggGGAACGCACAAACACATACACGCACAGACACAGCAATGATCCCACCTGGAATAACAGAGCTACTTTCACCAGGACAAGTAAAGGGCTCAAGGGTTTTGTGGTGTATGTTAAATGTTGAatagtaaaatttttttccaagacggaggaaaaaaagaaaaaatggattAAGCAATGCTATCAGCTTTTTCATGCTGATTTAAAAAGTGTATCTAAAATGCTCCAGGAAGTTAAAGTCACCAACAGCTGGTAAAACTATTTAACTGGGGTTCGATGCCAAGTCTCTAGATCACTCATCCATTCGGAAAAAGATATGAGCCATGTATTTGCAAGAGAAATGAAATGTGACCTTTTACTTTGAAGAGGAAGGTGCAATGGTGCACTCAGAAACCCACCTCCACCCCTCAGACATGGCCTGAAACATCTCcccgtgaaaaaaaaaaacaggctcGAAGTCAGTTGATAATGATGCGGCTGCCCACAATGCAATCCTGCCTTCACTACAACAGACAATTTtagtgaaaacagaattaaatgcTCGTTTCCTCAAACGCTGACCTTTGCATGTCTCTGCTCCCCCAAACTTCACACTCTCAACACTTACAAACTAGAAGTGACGAAGGCAATGAACTATCCCAATGCACCGCAACTCCAGAACATGCAACACTCGGCAACACCTAGCTACGCTGACATCCGTGCCTTTTAAGATGATAAACCATTAACTAGAGTTTCAGGACTACCAAGAATTTATTACTCCCCAAATTGGGGGACAGTTGGTCTGTTTTTACAAAGCTGACTTTACAAAGGACTAAGAGATCTCAAGGCTGCGTTTCTTTCCGTCACACAGAGGCCAGAAGGAAGAAGGGTCTTGCTGGGTAAGTACAGGATAGAAAAGCTCCACAACTGCACCACGCCATCTCTGTGGGAATGTAAATTACGGAACACGGCGTAGCTCAGCATCTTTGGCTGACCTAAGATAATGCACCTATCATCAGAAATGATTTCTCAACTTTGCAAGAAGCAAAGTTTCAAGAAACCTGGCCAGACTGCATTATCTCACACCAACGCaacctggggcaggggaaggagggacgACAGAAGACCAGACTGCGCATCTGTAACAACAAACCACCACGGGAGCAGACGCAGAAGGCTACATTTGCAGGCAGCTGATTAGCGCTGAATTGTTAAACTAGCCAGAACTTTTCAAAATACCCTGTCAGAGTAACAGTTACTTGGCTCATTGTTTGAAGTGCATAATTGAATCCAGTCATTTATCCACACAGAGAACAGTGAATAACCAGTTAACTACAGCTGTGCCTACCTTCCTCCCCCGAACCTAACTGGGGTGAAGCAGTTAAAAGCCTGAAGTACAATTTTACAGCAGTAAAAGGAGTATATCGAAGCAATGAAATGCTTTTCAGCATACTCCCAAGTCTCAGCCTTCCTAGAAAGCTATCTGAACTAAACTGATATTTAAGCTAGGCTTACACTAAAGAAATCTCCACCTAACCCTTAGGCAAGCGTTGATTATTCTAATCCCCCAAAATCtctaaattacttttcagaCTGCACCAGATGTGTGGGTGTTCACAGCGGCCGGACGGCCACGGGAGGCGAGTGGCACAGCTGCCCCTTGCCCCCCAACACAGCAAGGAAATTGAAACAAGAATCTATCGTAACCACCCAGTCATTCTCAGGGAGCCGCTCCCTGAGGAACCAACTAAAGAAACTAAGGAAAAGTTCTTTTTCCAACTAGGGAAAAGGAGCCCTGGGAACCCATCTTCTTGGGGTGAAACCAGCCTTTTCAAGTCTTCCCTCAGTGCTCAGCAAGACTAATTTTTTTCAACAGGATCAGAGCCACCAACCTGTATTAAATCAAGTAGCTTCATGCTACTataggatttaaaaattgggaagcattttttcttcatgGGCAGTGTGTTTTCTGAGGAAGCAGAAGGTTTATCAAAGCAGCAACACATTTACAAACTGTAGGGTGATAGTGACCATGAAGCCAAGAAATACTATTCCGCTGATTTATTACTTCAGCTATAAAAAGGGCCACATCAGTAAGCCCAGCGGACCAGCAAATAAGGACACAAATCACTAGTACTTAAATAAAGTTCATGCAAATTTGTGCACACCAGAAGCAGTACTTCACTACCTCAAGCCTTCCTTCAGCTCGGTATTGTGTTTTATTATTAGCTGCCGCCCACCTCGGCTTTGTAACAAAGAATAGTATTTTAAGCCTTCAGCCTTGTTTCTAACAAAATTACTAAGTCGTCTCTAAATTTCAATGGAAGTGCAAATCGAGCTCTTGTGGAACAGGTTTTCTATAAAATCTGCAGCTGCCTCAGTACTCCAGCACAAAGAGGCTACAGTGATGTGTTATCTCCTGATCACTGCATAGCTCAGGAGGGGCCAAATTGGCATACATTGCCACTACCTTacaattttcttcaaatagGCTTAAATAAGCAGCACTCTGGCATCATTTAAAACCTCTAGAGATAGCCCATCACAGGCACAGGAAGGTGGTTAAATAGAAGGGGAATGATCGAGATTAAGAAACTGTCGTAACAGGAGAAAATTTAGCGCATGCTGTGGCAATCGTGAATGAGATTTTGCTGGGGAGACGGTATCGAGGCAAGACCTCCCCGGTACCGACCGGCATGCTTTTCAGGTCCTCAACCTGAAAAAGTAACCAGTGGTAAATGGATTTTCTCAATGTAAGCTGAACTGAGGCCATTCAAGAGGCATTCTTTGCTTAAAATTGCAGAGCAGAAAGAGATCATGTTATTCTCAGACTAAAAGCAGCACTCTGCTACACTGCTCTACTAGACGTGAAGATCCGAGACTTTCATGACAAACTTTGTATTCAGGAGAGGCACAGACTGGATCCACATACAGTGAGATTTCTGCACTGGCTCGAGACAGGAGGCAGCTCATGTGACAGCACAATCCCATTAGAGCCTGCTCCTCCCCTGCTATTGTTCTCAAGTCTCTCTGCCAATtcctattaaataaaataataatgtactTTTCATTACACGCCAGCAGACTTCTGGCTTTCTGAACTTTTGACATATGCTCGATTCTTTGCCACAAAAGCTTCTGGGAGTGAACTGTACCATTAGCTAAATATGAGCTCAAAGGATGGCAACCTTTATAGTTTTATGTAAGTGAGAACACAAGCTCTGCTCATTTTTGGTAAACAACATTCTTTGCACGCTCATAAATGAAGTGAAAAGAGCAGAGGGGAAATGGCATGCAATTGCAGTGTTATTTCATCTTAATTTCTTCCCTGACGCCTCATTTTCAACTTAGGAAAACAGACCGTGCGTTAATGCAATGCTGATAACCCAAGGACACAAgtctgcctgccctgcagcaggctAGCACCGCTTGTAACCAGCGTCCAGGCCTTGCATGCTGAAGACTTACTTTATTGAACACTCTCCACATATGAGTGCTCTTCTCCAAACACGTTTGCCATCAGCAAACAACCAGCTGGACAGCTAAAACTGGGTTAGGAAAaatactgtgggttttttgaggGTAAAGCATTTCTAGAGTAGAAAAGCCAAGTAACACCAAGCATCTTAAAGATTCTCTCCTCGGTATTCTACATTCAGGTTGTGCTTGAAAATACAAGTTTTTGGGAAGCACAAGTCCAGTTCTCCCCAAACCAAAAAGTTCAGGGTTTGGATTCAGAGCACTCATCAGCCACAGCAGtgactgtggggtttttgttgtgcttCAAACAGATCCCTCCCCCATGGCATTAGAAGCAAAGATCCAGATAATTAGGGCATGAAGAGAACCGCAGATCTATAGCTTCAGACCTGAGTTCCACCCTCTCTCCCAAAGAACTTCTTTATGGAAATGCATTCCTTTTGTCCCTTCATAAAGAGAATCTATGCAGAATTCATCATCTACACCTCCAAAATGCCacacatttagaaataaataaaatgaaagctacATAAAGGACTGCATTTCAATACTGCCTAGTGTTCTCACAGTTAACCTGGCAAAAGTTCACACAGGaacatgtttgtttttcacaCTGAATTCAGAAGGtgaatgtttttgttctgttgggTCAGTGACTCAGTGAACAGCTCAACCCTTCGTCAGGCATGCCAGCAGGAAAGAGGTGACCTTATATGAGGTTCCATAAATTCTCAGGTGAAGTAAAAATGGCCCAGACCAACAGTAAAAGCTGACTGCAAACACTACATCACTTACACGTAAGGTAATTCCAACCGTGACAATTTTTGCAAGCTGCTCTAAGTGATGAACGATACAGATTAGGCTTATTTGATAGGAATATACAAACTGGGTACAACCGCAGATAAGGTGACCCACATTTATCTTCATCCAAATCTAACATGAAGTGTTCTGTCTTGATGTCAAAACCCAAAACTGAATTAAGAGCTCACTCTATGTAATGCCCTAAGGATACACTCCCACTAAGTCCAGAGTATTCTAGGACTGTGGGAGCTCTCAAGCATCTCGACACCATGtatctgcaggaaagcagcacaaaaataCACTGGGTCCACCTTCGCTAGCCAAGTTCCTCGCTAGCTGCGGGacaagttttcttttcacatttgcCTTCTTTGCATTTGTCTGTTAATTACTATTACTCTGTTGACAGTCAGAACTGTGCAACATCAGAGGCAGGGGTCCTTCATAAGCTACCAGTCCTTCTAATTACccggaaaagaaaaaactaaaaacaaacaaaaaaaaccaaccacaaaacaaaacaaaacaaacccccacaaaaccaaacattaaaGATATCAGTAGCTTTCCAGGGTACAAGAAGTTCGGACATCTATGGTTACAGCCTTTTTCAGTAGCTCACTGAAGGATCTTTAAGGGAactgagtttatttttcctcttgcagtACCATCTGTATGAACTCAAATTGCGTTTAGTCCTCTGGCCTCCCCCTGAGAGGGACTGACCATTTGGTGAATAGACCGGGTTACTgttctttaaaacatctgtaCTTCTCATTTCAAGTATCAAcctaatttaaataaaaaaaataaaaaaaatctagagaACAACATTGCACACCTccaaaagatgtttaaaaaacaatggCTTAAACAGGCCAATGGTTTGTGATAATAAATTGAAGATTATTTTCCTGGTATAGGTAATCTAGAAATACTGCCTTTTGGATAGAAGCTTGGTGCTGAGATCGATTCAGACATATCCAAATGCTATACGAAACCAGTACAGtcaggaaataataataataaaacctcCCCTTTAATTGTTTGGTGTTGGAAAGTTGGTGGGTCCAAAATATATCCGGTAGGGATCAATACACTTACCTATCGTCCCTGTTTCGCAATAATCCTGAGTTCCTTCCTGGAATACAAGACAGTGTCTTTTATAACTCGGGAGGGGAAAGGGATCTGAGGATGGAACATCTATTCGCAGGGACAGCCTAATGCTCACTGAGCCACCGAGGGAATAAGCAAACACTTCAATGTCGTGGGTATGTGTaactaaaaatacttaaaagcaaaaatgatCCTGTGGAAATCTGCTCAACAAGctaagaaaaaggcaaaaacgAAGCAGTGCTGCCTCAAGAATTACTGCTGAGAAGACAAAACACTGCAGATAATATATACACCAAGCCAGTTTGCTGTAATTATCTAGGATACCGTAAGGTCTCATCTTTCCAAGAAAGCCTACCGATTAGCCTACTTTTAACTACTTAGTTACggttttcctcaaaaaaattaagttagCCTTTATGTAATCTTGCCTTCTTGTCCAAAGAGGCAAACTACAACACATCAGTGTGCAACATATTATGAAAAGCAcagcacttttttcctttaaactacCTTAAAATTTAGAATAGACTGTTAGAAATGAGCCTGTCTTGAGTGGTAACGAACAACAGAGTGAGATAGCGTGACTTATGCAAATTTACCTTCATTATTTCTAGGTGGTTTCAAGTTCACTTACTGAACACTGACCCAACAGGGTGACACACATTTCAGCATGACATAAAGCTGGACAAgcaattttttcccctatgCAAAGCACGATCGCTTCCTCGTTTAAA
This genomic window contains:
- the GPATCH8 gene encoding G patch domain-containing protein 8 isoform X1, whose amino-acid sequence is MADRFSRFNEDRDFQGNHFDQYEEGHLEIEQASLDKPIESDNIGHRLLQKHGWKLGQGLGKSLQGRTDPIPIVVKYDVMGMGRMEMELDYAEDATERRRVLEVEKEDTEELRQKYKDYVDKEKAIAKALEDLRANFYCELCDKQYQKHQEFDNHINSYDHAHKQRLKDLKQREFARNVSSRSRKDERKQEKALRRLHELAEQRRQPECAPGSGPMFRTTTVAVDEEGGDDDDSAANSSSFIQTTSGQATEMTMDRGFLNTGQVGGTVMPSQMPIQAAQAISFGIKSTLGTPLQKIGVSFSFAKKTPVKLETIASVFKDHVEESSSADGAKADERGSSDGGSLQKSGEGESTNNSDGKVEEDDQHDKDSGSLATTLSKLKKMRREDGPMAVEPEYYHYIPPAHCKVKPNFQFLLFMKSTEQMEADNVNKKTTHEAKKGSSPKPKPGKHTEKAAESMGQQKEQSTTESAAQQSKTELKELPENASVQESKHLTESNLPEPDTSKEVAQPVPGCKDVTDGPKHPTGPFFPVLSKDESTTLQWPSELLIFTKAEPSVSYSCNPLYFDFKLSRNKDAKGKGTEKSKDPGGLCKENVQSTESGEISKPKEAEIAANSSALKMENKSLSTCGSQNKQEPSLTSISKGEGEDTSKSITGKNKSGRSHKHKKKKKHKKSSKHKRKHKEEADEKGRKTDLGEEKPKKRKRHRHKKGKSSLSTESERALKTELSEDCSHFQKKKRFSQESQRKSLSAEEGSSGKKEDGGNSCQEHGSKKHKADLQQLSASRRRCSAPSLGRTSRRSRQSSGDYDSDEGSHRKHCRQKSSSQYSDDYDSGSDHSGSRSRSGRRHSSRRSYSTSSDASSDQSRYSRRRSYSDDSYSDYSDRSRCHSKRSHDSEDDSDYNSSNHRSKRRKYSSSEDDYSSSRSRSRSRSRSRTHPRGRSRTRSRGRTRSSSCSRSRSKRRSRSVTGRSWKRSRSYSRDRSRSTRSHSQRSLSRKGSRGHESPEERRSGRRDFIRSKIYRSQSPHYFRTGRSEGPSLKKEDGKGEDVKGSGSLSQNSSSSGTGRASEGDCSPEERNSVTAKLLLEKIQSRKVEKKPCVTDEMLAGANKVGIKLKDPPQGYFGPKLPPSLGNKPVLPLIGKLPTGRKPNTKRYEESGLERGEEQDLSDSEDVSQGIEEAQLAGQSLLEDVVMVIQDKPLDEQKRDEPAVEMPSIPLEAPALPECFGSGDLVMPHNFLSDPSDGDGLEPMDGGNQPVPVETSMMPLVPDVEHFPGYVPQSGEPSIEGDQEGGEDSSLAPLESQPITFTPEEMEKYSKLQQAAQQHIQQQLLAKQVKAFPASAALAPAAPALQPIHIQQPAAASATSITTVQHAILQHHAAAAAAAIGIHPHPHPQPLAQVHHIPQPHLTPISLSHLTHSIIPGHPATFLASHPIHIIPASAIHPGPFTFHPVPHALYPTLLAPRPAAAAAATALHLHPLLHPIFSGQDLQHPPSHGT
- the GPATCH8 gene encoding G patch domain-containing protein 8 isoform X2; amino-acid sequence: MGMGRMEMELDYAEDATERRRVLEVEKEDTEELRQKYKDYVDKEKAIAKALEDLRANFYCELCDKQYQKHQEFDNHINSYDHAHKQRLKDLKQREFARNVSSRSRKDERKQEKALRRLHELAEQRRQPECAPGSGPMFRTTTVAVDEEGGDDDDSAANSSSFIQTTSGQATEMTMDRGFLNTGQVGGTVMPSQMPIQAAQAISFGIKSTLGTPLQKIGVSFSFAKKTPVKLETIASVFKDHVEESSSADGAKADERGSSDGGSLQKSGEGESTNNSDGKVEEDDQHDKDSGSLATTLSKLKKMRREDGPMAVEPEYYHYIPPAHCKVKPNFQFLLFMKSTEQMEADNVNKKTTHEAKKGSSPKPKPGKHTEKAAESMGQQKEQSTTESAAQQSKTELKELPENASVQESKHLTESNLPEPDTSKEVAQPVPGCKDVTDGPKHPTGPFFPVLSKDESTTLQWPSELLIFTKAEPSVSYSCNPLYFDFKLSRNKDAKGKGTEKSKDPGGLCKENVQSTESGEISKPKEAEIAANSSALKMENKSLSTCGSQNKQEPSLTSISKGEGEDTSKSITGKNKSGRSHKHKKKKKHKKSSKHKRKHKEEADEKGRKTDLGEEKPKKRKRHRHKKGKSSLSTESERALKTELSEDCSHFQKKKRFSQESQRKSLSAEEGSSGKKEDGGNSCQEHGSKKHKADLQQLSASRRRCSAPSLGRTSRRSRQSSGDYDSDEGSHRKHCRQKSSSQYSDDYDSGSDHSGSRSRSGRRHSSRRSYSTSSDASSDQSRYSRRRSYSDDSYSDYSDRSRCHSKRSHDSEDDSDYNSSNHRSKRRKYSSSEDDYSSSRSRSRSRSRSRTHPRGRSRTRSRGRTRSSSCSRSRSKRRSRSVTGRSWKRSRSYSRDRSRSTRSHSQRSLSRKGSRGHESPEERRSGRRDFIRSKIYRSQSPHYFRTGRSEGPSLKKEDGKGEDVKGSGSLSQNSSSSGTGRASEGDCSPEERNSVTAKLLLEKIQSRKVEKKPCVTDEMLAGANKVGIKLKDPPQGYFGPKLPPSLGNKPVLPLIGKLPTGRKPNTKRYEESGLERGEEQDLSDSEDVSQGIEEAQLAGQSLLEDVVMVIQDKPLDEQKRDEPAVEMPSIPLEAPALPECFGSGDLVMPHNFLSDPSDGDGLEPMDGGNQPVPVETSMMPLVPDVEHFPGYVPQSGEPSIEGDQEGGEDSSLAPLESQPITFTPEEMEKYSKLQQAAQQHIQQQLLAKQVKAFPASAALAPAAPALQPIHIQQPAAASATSITTVQHAILQHHAAAAAAAIGIHPHPHPQPLAQVHHIPQPHLTPISLSHLTHSIIPGHPATFLASHPIHIIPASAIHPGPFTFHPVPHALYPTLLAPRPAAAAAATALHLHPLLHPIFSGQDLQHPPSHGT